The Labrys wisconsinensis nucleotide sequence TGGCGCATGCCGTCGGCGCCGTGGCTGAGCATGTAGGTCAGCGCCCGGGTGAACATGCCCATCTGGCCCTGGAAGGCGCACATGCGCCCGAAGGGCGTCGCGCCCTCCGGCGCATCCGCGGCCTGCTCGATCAGCCGGTCGGCGAGGACGAAGGGCAGCGGCACATGCGGCGCCAGCCGCGCCGACAGCACCACCGGCCCGGCGCCCGGCCCGCCGCCGCCATGCGGGGTGGAGAAGGTCTTGTGCAGGTTGATGTGCATGGCGTCGACGCCGAGGTCGCCCGGCCGGACCTTGCCGACGATGGCGTTGAAATTGGCGCCGTCGCAGTAGAAATAGGCTCCGGCCGCGTGCACCGCCTCGGCGATCTCGACGATGTCGCGCTCGAACAGGCCGCAGGTGTTCGGGTTGGTCAGCATGATCGCCGCCACCTGCGGGCCGAGCGCCTGGCGCATGGTCGCCACGTCCACCGTGCCGTCCGGCCGCACCGGGATCGACTGCACGGAGAAGCCGAGCAGCGCCGCCGTGGCGGGATTGGTGCCGTGGGCGGAGTCGGGCACCAGCACGACGGTGCGCACCGCGCCCTCGCCGCGGGCGGCGATGGCGTTCTTGATCGCCATCATGCCGCAGAGCTCGCCATGGGCGCCGGCCTTGGGCGTCATCGCCACCGCCGGCATGCCGGTGAGCTCCTTGAGATAATGCGCCAGCCGCTCGATCACCGCGAGCGCCCCGGGCACGGTCGAGACCGGCTGCAGGGGATGGGCGTCGGCGAAGCCGGCCATCCGCGCCACCTTCTCGTTGAGGCGCGGATTGTGCTTCATCGTGCAGGAGCCGAGCGGGAACAGCCCGGAATCGATGCCGAAATTCTTCTGCGACAGCCTGACATAGTGGCGCATCGTCTCCGGCTCGGAGAGGCCGGGCAGGCCGATCGGATCGCTGCGCTCCAGGTCGCCGAGGCGGGAGGGCACGTCGCCGGGCGCCTCGACGTCGACACCGGTCGTATCGAGGCGGCCGACCTCGAACAGCAGCGGCTCCTCGATCATCAGGGCGCGGTTGCCGGTGAAGGTGGGGTGGTCGGCGACGGCGGCCTCGCCGGCGGCGGAGGGACGGCCTTGACGGTTGAGCATCACAGCAGCTCCTTCAAAGCAGCCGCATAGGCGGCGCGGTCGTCGTCGGTGTTGACCTCGGTCGAGGCCACCAGGATGAGGTCGTCGAGGCCGGCGCCCGGCATCAGGCGCGACGCCGGCACGCCGCCGAGCACGCCCCGCGCCGCCAGGGCCTCGATG carries:
- the gcvPB gene encoding aminomethyl-transferring glycine dehydrogenase subunit GcvPB is translated as MLNRQGRPSAAGEAAVADHPTFTGNRALMIEEPLLFEVGRLDTTGVDVEAPGDVPSRLGDLERSDPIGLPGLSEPETMRHYVRLSQKNFGIDSGLFPLGSCTMKHNPRLNEKVARMAGFADAHPLQPVSTVPGALAVIERLAHYLKELTGMPAVAMTPKAGAHGELCGMMAIKNAIAARGEGAVRTVVLVPDSAHGTNPATAALLGFSVQSIPVRPDGTVDVATMRQALGPQVAAIMLTNPNTCGLFERDIVEIAEAVHAAGAYFYCDGANFNAIVGKVRPGDLGVDAMHINLHKTFSTPHGGGGPGAGPVVLSARLAPHVPLPFVLADRLIEQAADAPEGATPFGRMCAFQGQMGMFTRALTYMLSHGADGMRQASEDAVLSANYIRASLGDLMSLPFGDQPCMHEVLFDDAWLKDTGITTLDFAKAMIDEGYHPMTVYFPLVVHGAMLIEPTESESKASLDLFVMTLRDLALAAKRGDTERFAGAPYHAPRRRLDETRAARQPVLRWRAPEPVREQEAAE